The nucleotide sequence GAGTTTTGCGTCGTGCGTTTACATTCAAGGTACAACGCCATCCTCGGCAGTATTTCCCTTCAGAGATTCGAAGCTATACCATTAACGGTCCATGGACTAGTAAAATTTCCTACAAAACAGGGAATCGCCACGTTGGAATCTAACCCACTCGAAGCGCTATGTGCTTCAGTTACGGTAAAAGAAGAAGAAAGGCCAATAAGCCAAACACTATCGGGAAATCTTGTCATAGTTAATCCCACTTACCCGGATCAGCAAAGATAGGGGGAATTTGACGAAAGAGACGCAGATAAAGTTGTGCGACATTCTTAGGTCCAACTTAGATGTGTTTTGCTGGCGTGACGCAGACATGACATGTGTTCCGCGAGAAATCGCACAACATCACCCCAACGCTAACACAAACATGACGCAGGTTAGACAAAAGAAAAGACCTATGGCAATTGAGAGAAGTGAATGGTTGCGCGGGGAAGTTGACCAACTGGTTAAAGCCAATGTCTTGCGCAAAGTTCATTATCAAACATGGGTGGCAAACCCAGTCTTGGTACCTAAAACCGAAGGATTGTGGCGCTTATGCGTCGACTTCAAATACATTAACAAGGCGTGTCCGAAAGACAACTACCCATTGTCAGAAATTGATTGGAAAGTTGAATTACTCGCGGGGTTCAAGTacaaatgcttcttagatgcgttCAAAGGTTATCACCAGATCCAAATGGCGCTAGAAGACGAAGAAAAGACAGCGTTCCATACAGACCATGACATATACTGTTACACAAAGATGCCATTCGGACTTAAAAACGCTGGTGCAACATACCAGCGCATGATTGATGTCACTCTTGCCAAATAAATCGGCCGCAACTTGGAAGGATATGTCGATGACTTAGTCATCAAAAGTAATAGCGAAGAGAAACTACTCGCGGATATCCTGGAAACCGTTGACACATTGCGCAGCGTTAATATGAAGCTTAAGCCATCAAAGTgtagttttggtgaggaagaaggacCGTTTTTGGGGCATTTCATCACCGCCAGAGGGATTAAAGCCAACCGGAAAAAGATTGAAGTCATCGAGCGCATACCATCGCCAAAAACCAAAAAGCAAGTCCAAAGCCTCAACGGGAAACTCGCGACACTAACCCGGTTCTTGTCTAAAGCTGCAGAAAGATCGCTCCCATTCTTCAGTACGTTGAAGAATTGCGCGAAGAAATCTGACTTTAAATGGACAGAGGAAGCCGAGAAGGCGTTCCAAGAAATGAAGGCGTTACTCAAAGACCTCCCCACTCTGACTGCGCCAATCGCAGGAGAAACTTTGATCTTATATTTAGGAATTGCGCAAGAAGCTGTTAGTTCTGTCCTGATAGCCGAAAGGGATGGAGTGCAAACACCTATATACTTTGTTAGCAAAGCATTATCTGGGAGTGAACTGAATTACCGCCCAATCGAAAAATTCGTTTACGCGCTCGTAATCACTGCGCGTAGGTTGCGCCGGTATTTTCAAGCCCATCCTATAGTCGTACTAACAGATCAGCCAATTTGTCAAATTCAATATAAACCAGAAACATCGGGAAGGTTAACTAAGTGGGCTATTGAGTTGGGAGAACATGAAATCAATTTCTGCGCCCGGAGCCCAGTAAAGGGACAAATCTTAGCAGACTACCTGGCTGAGACAACTGCGGACATGCCCATCACACTGGATTTGGAAACCATAGCGCCAGTGCCCGAATTCTGGGAGTTGTACACAGACGGCGCAAGCGGTCCGGAAGGTGCGGGCACAGGAGTGCTGCTCACTGTCCCTAACAAAGAAGAGCACACTTATGCCCTAAGGTTCAATATCAAGGCAACAAACAATGAGGCAGAGTACGAAGCGCTACTAGCAGGCGTAAGGCTAGCTAAGGAAATTGGGGTTAAGAAACTCCAGGCGTACGTCGATTCTCAACTAGTTGCTAACCAAATTAACGGTACATTCGATGCTCACGACGAAGGAATGCAATCGTACCTGGCGCTCGCGCGCTGCCTGGTGAGCGAATTTGACGATTTCCAAATAAGCCAGGTACCCCGGACTCAAAACAAGGCGGCGGATGTATTAAGCAAACTAGCAGCGCTAAAGTTTAACCATCTCGAGAAGAAAGTTTTGGTTGAAGAGGTTTTCAAAAAACCCATCGAGCTTAATCCATTGGTCGCGGCAGTAGAAGAAACCGAGTCTTGCTGGATGACCAATATATTCGAGTTCTTAAAAACAGGATTACTACATGAGGATGAAAAGGAAGCCAAGAAGATAGGAATCAAAGCGCCCATGTACGAGTTGCGCGATGACACCCTATACAGGAAGTCATATCTCGGTCCAAGCTATCGCTGCGTAAGGGCCCAGGCAGGCAGAAAATATCATAGACGAAGTTCACGCAGGATCGTGCGCATTACATTCTGGTTTCAGAACAGTCGCGGAGAAAATTAAGAGGTTGGGCTATTATTAGCCAGGCATGTTCAACGATGCA is from Rutidosis leptorrhynchoides isolate AG116_Rl617_1_P2 chromosome 10, CSIRO_AGI_Rlap_v1, whole genome shotgun sequence and encodes:
- the LOC139871490 gene encoding uncharacterized protein, which produces MKLKPSKCSFGEEEGPFLGHFITARGIKANRKKIEVIERIPSPKTKKQVQSLNGKLATLTRFLSKAAERSLPFFSTLKNCAKKSDFKWTEEAEKAFQEMKALLKDLPTLTAPIAGETLILYLGIAQEAVSSVLIAERDGVQTPIYFVSKALSGSELNYRPIEKFVYALVITARRLRRYFQAHPIVVLTDQPICQIQYKPETSGRLTKWAIELGEHEINFCARSPVKGQILADYLAETTADMPITLDLETIAPVPEFWELYTDGASGPEGAGTGVLLTVPNKEEHTYALRFNIKATNNEAEYEALLAGVRLAKEIGVKKLQAYVDSQLVANQINGTFDAHDEGMQSYLALARCLVSEFDDFQISQVPRTQNKAADVLSKLAALKFNHLEKKVLVEEVFKKPIELNPLVAAVEETESCWMTNIFEFLKTGLLHEDEKEAKKIGIKAPMYELRDDTLYRKSYLGPSYRCVRAQAGRKYHRRSSRRIVRITFWFQNSRGEN